In a single window of the Desulfovibrio mangrovi genome:
- a CDS encoding BMC domain-containing protein, with product MKALGLIETKGLLAAVEGADAMLKTADVRLLEKNLAGGGLVTITIAGEVSAVRASVDAAVSAISRINGAVLVSEHVIARPDEELTRILSFAEMAAAPEAPVAPVAPVAPVAPAAPAAPAAQEALAAPEVPAVPEEAGVAESADEQIYSDDAGNTANPDPAAGSPATARGLTEEIVAEGASMPAHPSPQPEATASVKPSKSEPVRHEVSQLKKMSVNRLRQIAASLSGISLSKEEVRKAVKKDLVEAIINAYRQIEE from the coding sequence ATGAAAGCACTTGGACTCATCGAAACAAAGGGGCTTCTCGCCGCCGTTGAAGGCGCGGATGCCATGCTCAAGACCGCTGACGTGCGTCTGCTTGAGAAGAATCTCGCGGGCGGCGGGCTGGTCACCATCACCATCGCCGGAGAGGTTTCCGCCGTGCGCGCTTCCGTGGACGCAGCCGTGTCCGCCATCAGCCGCATCAACGGCGCTGTGCTGGTTTCCGAGCATGTGATTGCCCGTCCCGATGAGGAACTGACCCGGATTCTTTCCTTTGCCGAAATGGCTGCTGCGCCCGAGGCTCCGGTAGCGCCTGTCGCCCCCGTCGCGCCTGTCGCTCCTGCTGCTCCGGCAGCGCCCGCCGCACAGGAAGCCCTTGCCGCACCCGAAGTGCCTGCGGTGCCGGAAGAAGCCGGTGTAGCTGAAAGCGCCGATGAACAAATTTACTCTGATGATGCCGGTAACACCGCAAACCCCGACCCCGCAGCGGGTTCACCGGCGACTGCGAGGGGCTTGACTGAAGAGATCGTGGCAGAAGGGGCTTCTATGCCTGCCCATCCTTCCCCGCAGCCCGAGGCAACAGCTTCGGTCAAGCCCTCGAAATCAGAGCCCGTACGACACGAAGTTTCACAGTTGAAGAAAATGAGCGTGAACAGGTTGCGACAGATCGCCGCATCCCTGAGCGGCATCTCCCTGAGTAAGGAAGAGGTCCGCAAGGCGGTCAAGAAGGACCTGGTCGAAGCAATCATCAATGCATACAGGCAGATAGAGGAGTAG
- the cutC gene encoding choline trimethylamine-lyase: MDLHDFSTKLAEATKNLSPEERASLKKIFEGVSAELMGKAPAAKADDCHEGCGIPDGPTDRHLKLKEKFLTHVPSVTIHRARAITKIAQENPGIPAALLRAKTFRYCCETAPLVIQDHELIVGSPNGAPRAGAFAPDVAWRWLRDEMDSIGTRAQDPFYISEEDKKILRDEIFPFWETKSVDELCEGQYREAGLWQMSAESYVSDCSYHAVNGGGDSNPGYDVILMKKGMLDIQHEAQEHLDHLDYANPDDIDKIYFYKSIIETAEGVMIYAKRLSQYAYELAAKETDPKRKAELLKISEVNARVPAHAPSNFWEAIQAVWTVESLLVVEENQTGMSIGRVDQYMYPFYRADIDSGRMTDYEAFDLAGCMLVKMSEMMWLTSEGASKFFAGYQPFVNMCVGGVTREGHDATNDLTYLLMDAVRHVRIYQPTLATRVHIKSPQKYLKRIVDVIRSGMGFPAVHFDDAHIKMMLAKGVSIEDARDYCLMGCVEPQKSGRLYQWTSTGYTQWPICIELVLNHGVPLWFGKQVTPDAGDLSYFDTYEKFEAAVKEQIKWITKKTSIATVISQRVHRELAPKPLMSLMYEGCMESGRDVSAGGAMYNFGPGVVWSGLATYVDSMAAIKKLVYEEKKYTLQQLNEALKADFVGYDQIKADCLAAPKYGNDDDYADMIAADLVHFTEVEHRKFKTLYSVLSHGTLSISNNTPFGQLLGASANGRQAWAPLSDGISPTQGADYKGPTAIIKSVSKMANDNMNIGMVHNFKLMSGLLDNPEGENGLITLIRTACMLGNGEMQFNYLDNETLLDAQKHPEKYRDLVVRVAGYSAFFVELCKDVQDEIISRTMLHSI; encoded by the coding sequence GTGGATCTTCACGATTTCTCAACCAAACTCGCCGAAGCGACCAAGAACCTCTCCCCTGAGGAGCGGGCTTCGCTGAAGAAGATTTTCGAAGGCGTTTCCGCGGAACTGATGGGTAAGGCTCCTGCCGCCAAGGCCGATGATTGCCACGAAGGCTGCGGCATTCCGGACGGTCCCACCGACCGTCACCTCAAGCTGAAGGAAAAGTTCCTGACGCATGTGCCCAGCGTTACCATTCACCGTGCCCGTGCAATCACCAAGATTGCTCAGGAAAACCCCGGTATTCCCGCAGCTCTGCTGCGTGCAAAGACTTTCCGCTACTGCTGCGAAACCGCTCCGCTGGTGATTCAGGACCACGAACTCATCGTCGGTTCCCCCAACGGCGCTCCGCGTGCGGGCGCATTCGCTCCCGACGTTGCATGGCGCTGGCTGCGCGACGAAATGGACAGCATCGGCACCCGTGCACAGGACCCCTTCTACATTTCCGAGGAAGACAAGAAGATCCTGCGCGACGAAATCTTCCCCTTCTGGGAAACCAAGTCCGTTGACGAACTGTGCGAAGGCCAGTACCGCGAAGCAGGCCTGTGGCAGATGTCCGCAGAGTCCTACGTTTCCGACTGCTCCTACCATGCTGTGAACGGCGGCGGCGACTCCAACCCCGGCTACGACGTTATCCTGATGAAGAAGGGCATGCTGGACATCCAGCACGAAGCCCAGGAACATCTGGATCATCTGGACTACGCCAACCCCGACGACATCGACAAGATCTACTTCTACAAGTCCATCATCGAGACTGCAGAAGGCGTGATGATCTACGCCAAGCGCCTGTCCCAGTACGCTTACGAACTGGCAGCCAAGGAAACCGATCCCAAGCGCAAGGCCGAACTGCTGAAGATCTCCGAAGTCAACGCCCGCGTGCCTGCCCATGCCCCCAGCAATTTCTGGGAAGCCATTCAGGCTGTCTGGACCGTCGAGTCTCTGCTCGTGGTCGAAGAAAACCAGACCGGCATGTCCATCGGCCGCGTTGACCAGTACATGTATCCCTTCTACCGCGCCGACATCGACTCCGGTCGCATGACCGACTACGAAGCCTTCGACCTCGCCGGTTGTATGCTCGTGAAGATGTCCGAAATGATGTGGCTCACCAGCGAAGGCGCTTCCAAGTTCTTTGCCGGTTACCAGCCCTTCGTGAACATGTGCGTGGGCGGTGTGACCCGTGAGGGCCACGACGCAACTAACGACCTGACCTACCTGCTCATGGACGCTGTCCGCCACGTGCGTATCTACCAGCCCACGCTGGCAACCCGCGTGCACATCAAGTCCCCGCAGAAGTATCTGAAGCGCATCGTGGACGTTATCCGTTCCGGCATGGGCTTCCCCGCCGTGCACTTTGACGATGCCCACATCAAGATGATGCTTGCCAAGGGCGTGAGCATTGAAGACGCACGCGACTACTGCCTCATGGGCTGCGTTGAGCCCCAGAAGTCCGGCCGTCTGTACCAGTGGACCTCCACCGGCTACACCCAGTGGCCCATCTGCATCGAGCTGGTACTCAACCACGGCGTGCCGCTGTGGTTCGGCAAGCAGGTTACCCCCGACGCGGGCGACCTGAGCTACTTCGACACCTACGAGAAGTTCGAAGCTGCCGTTAAGGAACAGATCAAGTGGATCACCAAGAAGACCAGCATCGCTACGGTCATCTCCCAGCGTGTTCACCGTGAACTGGCTCCCAAGCCGCTCATGTCCCTCATGTACGAAGGCTGCATGGAATCCGGTCGTGACGTTTCTGCCGGCGGTGCCATGTACAACTTCGGCCCCGGCGTTGTCTGGAGCGGTCTGGCCACCTACGTGGACTCCATGGCTGCCATCAAGAAGCTGGTTTACGAAGAGAAGAAGTACACCCTGCAGCAGCTGAACGAAGCGCTGAAGGCTGACTTCGTGGGTTACGACCAGATCAAGGCCGACTGCCTTGCCGCTCCCAAGTACGGCAACGACGACGACTACGCCGACATGATCGCTGCGGATCTCGTGCACTTCACCGAAGTGGAGCACCGCAAGTTCAAGACCCTGTACTCCGTGCTCAGCCACGGTACGCTGTCCATCTCCAACAACACCCCCTTCGGCCAGCTGCTTGGCGCTTCCGCCAACGGCCGCCAGGCATGGGCGCCGCTTTCCGACGGCATCAGCCCCACGCAGGGTGCGGACTACAAGGGCCCCACGGCCATCATCAAGTCCGTTTCCAAGATGGCCAACGACAACATGAACATCGGCATGGTTCACAACTTCAAGCTCATGTCCGGCCTGCTGGACAACCCTGAAGGTGAGAACGGCCTGATCACCCTGATCCGTACTGCCTGCATGCTCGGCAACGGCGAAATGCAGTTCAACTACCTGGACAACGAAACGCTGCTTGATGCCCAGAAGCATCCTGAAAAGTACCGTGACCTCGTTGTGCGCGTGGCTGGCTACAGCGCCTTCTTCGTCGAACTCTGCAAGGACGTTCAGGACGAAATCATCAGCCGTACCATGCTGCACTCGATCTAA
- a CDS encoding BMC domain-containing protein, translating to MGLIETFGIVYVLEAADAMLKTADVELIGYENVASGYISVLVQGDVAACKAAVEAGVKAVEAMGTNVYSSLVIPTPHPDVARITKRYRLENLLP from the coding sequence ATGGGCCTGATCGAAACCTTCGGCATCGTATACGTGCTTGAAGCTGCTGACGCAATGCTCAAGACCGCCGACGTGGAACTGATCGGCTACGAAAACGTGGCTTCCGGCTACATCTCCGTTCTGGTTCAGGGCGACGTTGCAGCATGCAAGGCTGCTGTTGAAGCCGGTGTGAAGGCTGTGGAAGCCATGGGCACCAACGTATACAGCTCCCTCGTCATTCCCACCCCCCATCCTGACGTAGCCCGCATTACCAAGCGTTACAGACTGGAAAACCTGCTTCCCTAA
- the cutD gene encoding choline TMA-lyase-activating enzyme — translation MIERKALIFNIQKYNMYDGPGVRTLVFFKGCPLRCKWCSNPEGQLRQYQVLFKKNSCVNCGACVQVCPAGVHRMTADNLHEIVESAECIGCRKCEQACPATALAIAGESKTISELLDIIEEDRPFYEVSGGGVTLGGGEVLMQPEAATSLLMACKQRGINTAMETCGYARPEVIMKVAEFTDLFLFDIKHMDSDKHYELTGVRNEWILNNLKCLLENRNNVKIRVPLMRGVNDAEHEIVQMIEFLKPYQDMKNFKGIDLLPYHKMGVNKYNQLRWEYPMEGKPDLNEEDLARIEAVIRKYDFPVAVVRH, via the coding sequence GTGATCGAAAGAAAAGCTCTCATTTTCAACATACAGAAATACAACATGTATGATGGTCCCGGCGTGCGCACACTGGTGTTCTTCAAGGGATGCCCCCTGCGTTGCAAGTGGTGTTCGAATCCTGAAGGGCAGCTCAGGCAGTATCAGGTGCTTTTCAAGAAGAACAGCTGCGTCAACTGCGGCGCGTGCGTGCAGGTCTGCCCCGCAGGCGTGCACCGCATGACCGCCGACAATCTGCACGAGATCGTCGAATCCGCCGAATGCATCGGCTGCCGCAAGTGCGAGCAGGCATGCCCTGCCACCGCGCTAGCCATTGCCGGTGAGAGCAAGACCATCTCCGAGCTGCTGGACATCATCGAGGAAGACCGTCCCTTCTACGAAGTCTCGGGCGGCGGCGTTACCCTTGGCGGCGGCGAAGTGCTCATGCAGCCGGAAGCGGCCACCAGCCTGCTCATGGCCTGCAAGCAGCGCGGCATCAACACCGCCATGGAGACCTGCGGCTATGCGCGTCCCGAGGTGATCATGAAGGTGGCCGAATTCACCGACCTCTTCCTCTTCGACATCAAGCACATGGACTCCGACAAGCATTACGAGCTTACCGGCGTGCGCAACGAGTGGATTCTCAACAACCTCAAGTGCCTGCTGGAAAACAGGAACAACGTGAAGATCAGAGTGCCCCTGATGCGGGGCGTGAATGACGCCGAGCACGAGATCGTTCAGATGATCGAGTTCCTGAAGCCGTATCAGGATATGAAGAATTTCAAGGGAATAGATCTGTTGCCTTACCACAAGATGGGCGTGAACAAGTACAACCAGCTGCGCTGGGAATACCCCATGGAAGGCAAGCCGGACCTGAACGAGGAAGACCTCGCCCGTATCGAGGCAGTGATCCGGAAGTACGATTTTCCGGTGGCCGTGGTCCGGCATTAA
- a CDS encoding MerR family transcriptional regulator: MKSKIKYSIGDVSRICNISKKALRYYDNIDLITSQRQDYNNYRYYTYESLLAVPVIKYYKQMGFKLEEMRDFIEGKTTSNVYKAIKSSFTSKIEELEKLQEDIRRQYVSVKDWYDLISEAEMVLENDIREVSIKFVESSEYMFQEQEFDNDIKGAIINIEWTNYVESQNNEITGPVILNFSSLKSRMQNKPQHIRILQKTLMPAPETTRVKLGGYLMASCYHIGTHDTLHETYSKICRWANKFGYALGEETYERYVTDYWTTRNDSQFVTEILIKATRQGAVA; encoded by the coding sequence ATGAAGAGTAAGATCAAATACTCCATCGGAGATGTGAGTCGAATCTGCAACATATCCAAAAAGGCGTTGCGATATTACGACAACATAGATCTTATCACCTCACAGCGGCAGGACTATAACAACTACCGATACTACACCTACGAATCCCTGCTGGCTGTTCCGGTTATCAAATATTACAAGCAGATGGGCTTCAAGCTCGAAGAGATGCGCGACTTCATCGAAGGGAAGACGACATCCAACGTGTACAAAGCCATCAAAAGTTCCTTCACATCCAAGATCGAAGAACTCGAGAAGCTGCAAGAAGACATTCGCAGGCAGTATGTCTCCGTCAAGGATTGGTACGACCTCATCTCCGAAGCGGAGATGGTGCTCGAGAACGATATCCGCGAAGTTTCCATCAAGTTCGTCGAGTCCAGCGAATACATGTTTCAGGAGCAGGAATTCGACAACGACATCAAGGGGGCCATCATCAATATTGAATGGACCAACTATGTCGAAAGCCAGAACAACGAAATTACCGGCCCCGTCATCCTGAACTTTTCCTCTCTCAAGAGCAGAATGCAGAACAAACCGCAGCATATCCGCATTCTGCAGAAAACGCTGATGCCTGCGCCTGAAACAACCCGCGTCAAGCTGGGAGGATACCTGATGGCATCGTGCTACCACATCGGCACGCACGACACCCTTCACGAGACCTACAGCAAGATATGCCGCTGGGCCAACAAGTTCGGATACGCTCTCGGCGAAGAGACTTACGAGCGCTATGTCACTGACTACTGGACCACGCGCAACGACAGCCAGTTCGTGACGGAAATCCTCATCAAGGCAACCCGTCAGGGCGCAGTGGCCTAA
- a CDS encoding phosphate propanoyltransferase yields MMTTVPDHAAGIRGDTMNGRVDIGSTSGLTKPAYFSSGANMDERAIKNIVEGVLKNVLSQMEAQKGSHTAGQAYEAPCCEGGDAPIPVELSARHVHLSEKDAIALFGAPLTHARDLSQPGQFLAKERVRLIGPKGVMDNVAVLGPSRGSSQVEISKTDARILGIEAPVRQSGDTKGTPGIILASLTGIVGLEEGVIVASRHIHMSPEDAKKHCVADNDLVSVRIDGDRPLVLEDVLIRVNEQFSLAMHIDPDEGNSSGWNSKVTGRIICRKNGASHGLCKH; encoded by the coding sequence ATGATGACAACAGTCCCGGACCATGCAGCAGGCATACGGGGCGATACCATGAACGGACGCGTCGATATCGGCAGCACGTCCGGACTAACCAAGCCGGCATATTTTTCAAGCGGAGCGAACATGGACGAGAGAGCCATTAAAAATATTGTTGAAGGGGTACTCAAGAACGTGCTGAGCCAGATGGAAGCCCAGAAGGGCAGCCATACTGCTGGCCAGGCTTACGAAGCCCCCTGCTGTGAGGGCGGCGATGCCCCCATTCCGGTAGAACTTTCCGCGCGCCACGTGCACCTGAGCGAAAAGGACGCAATCGCCCTGTTCGGCGCGCCTCTCACCCACGCACGCGATCTTTCCCAGCCCGGGCAGTTCCTTGCCAAGGAGCGCGTCCGTCTCATCGGTCCCAAGGGCGTCATGGACAACGTGGCCGTTCTTGGTCCCTCCCGCGGCAGCTCGCAGGTGGAAATCTCCAAGACTGACGCCCGTATCCTCGGCATTGAGGCTCCGGTTCGTCAGTCCGGCGACACCAAGGGAACCCCCGGCATCATCCTCGCCTCCCTGACCGGCATTGTGGGGCTTGAGGAAGGCGTCATCGTCGCTTCCCGTCATATTCACATGTCTCCCGAAGACGCAAAGAAGCACTGCGTGGCTGACAATGATCTGGTCAGCGTGCGCATCGACGGCGACCGCCCCCTGGTTCTTGAAGATGTGCTGATCCGCGTGAACGAGCAGTTCAGCCTGGCCATGCACATCGACCCCGACGAAGGCAACAGCTCCGGCTGGAACTCCAAGGTAACCGGCAGAATCATCTGCAGGAAGAATGGTGCCTCTCATGGACTTTGTAAGCATTGA
- the eutM gene encoding ethanolamine utilization microcompartment protein EutM translates to MSSSNALGMIETKGLVGAIEAADAMVKAANVTLIGRTQVGGGLVTVMVRGDVGAVKAATDAGAAAAKHVGELVSVHVIPRPHGEVEIILPKIG, encoded by the coding sequence ATGTCATCTTCCAACGCACTCGGTATGATTGAGACCAAGGGTCTCGTAGGCGCCATCGAAGCAGCAGACGCAATGGTCAAGGCTGCAAACGTAACCCTCATCGGCCGCACTCAGGTTGGCGGCGGTCTCGTGACCGTTATGGTTCGCGGCGACGTGGGCGCAGTTAAGGCTGCTACCGACGCTGGCGCAGCTGCTGCCAAGCACGTGGGTGAACTGGTTAGCGTTCACGTTATCCCCCGCCCCCACGGCGAAGTGGAAATCATCCTGCCCAAGATCGGCTAA
- a CDS encoding MarR family winged helix-turn-helix transcriptional regulator, with protein sequence MDMIDRLQEQWAAERPDLDASFMGVCGRLMLVNKLLDQRAESFLKPYCLTQPEFDVLAVLRRFGEPYRLSAGELCEHALLSSGAMTNRIDRLESKGLVRREPNPQDRRGVFVSLTASGLALIDGLMPERLESLRDAVSVLSDDDRNQLDAILKRLVTALA encoded by the coding sequence ATGGATATGATAGACCGCCTGCAGGAGCAGTGGGCAGCGGAGCGGCCCGACCTGGATGCCTCGTTCATGGGGGTGTGCGGGCGTCTCATGTTGGTGAACAAGCTGCTGGATCAGCGCGCGGAGAGTTTTCTCAAGCCCTATTGTCTGACCCAGCCGGAGTTTGATGTGCTGGCGGTGCTGCGGCGGTTCGGAGAACCCTACAGGCTTTCTGCCGGGGAGCTGTGCGAGCATGCCCTGCTTTCTAGCGGTGCCATGACCAACCGTATAGACAGGTTGGAATCGAAAGGGCTTGTGCGGCGCGAGCCAAATCCTCAGGACCGGCGGGGCGTGTTCGTCTCGCTTACCGCGAGCGGACTGGCGCTTATTGACGGTCTGATGCCGGAACGGCTGGAAAGCCTGCGCGATGCAGTGTCCGTGTTGTCCGATGACGACAGGAACCAGTTGGATGCCATTCTCAAACGGTTGGTGACGGCGCTTGCCTGA
- a CDS encoding TIGR00730 family Rossman fold protein, whose product MQSICIFLGASCGNDPIYMDAASAMGRELAARGITCVYGGSCTGLMNRLADSALEAGGRVVGVTVQALKDKEEFHRGLSELHVMPTMHARKKLMFDLSEAFIALPGGIGTYEEFFEVYTHRQMGLHSKPCALLNVNGFYSPMELMMRKAAQEGFMKTPHEESILIAETPAEMLDRLLGLPRG is encoded by the coding sequence GTGCAGTCCATTTGCATTTTTCTGGGGGCCAGCTGCGGCAATGACCCTATTTATATGGATGCGGCGTCCGCCATGGGGCGCGAGCTTGCCGCACGTGGCATAACCTGTGTGTATGGCGGTTCCTGCACGGGACTCATGAACCGTCTTGCAGACAGCGCGCTGGAGGCAGGGGGCCGGGTCGTGGGAGTGACCGTGCAGGCCCTCAAGGATAAGGAAGAGTTCCACAGGGGGCTCAGCGAACTGCATGTGATGCCGACCATGCACGCACGCAAGAAGCTCATGTTTGATCTTTCCGAAGCGTTCATTGCCCTGCCGGGCGGCATAGGAACCTATGAAGAGTTCTTCGAGGTCTACACGCACAGGCAGATGGGGCTTCATTCCAAGCCCTGCGCCCTGCTGAACGTGAACGGATTCTATTCTCCCATGGAGCTCATGATGCGCAAGGCCGCGCAGGAAGGCTTCATGAAGACGCCGCACGAAGAGTCCATCCTCATTGCCGAGACTCCCGCAGAGATGTTGGACAGGCTGCTGGGGTTGCCGCGCGGTTGA
- a CDS encoding aldehyde dehydrogenase family protein — translation MIVDNDLLSIQQARILAENASMAQRKLATFSQEQLDEIVERVADAVEQHADALAVMSREETDYGRWQDKQLKNRFVCRHVREQLRGMRCVGVIGEDREKHIMDIGVPVGVVVALCPSTSPVSTAVYTTLIAIKSGNAVIFSPHPRAAKSMGKVLDIMIEAAQSHGLPEGCLSYLGTVTKSGTEELMRHAATSLIMISGVPGMLKAAHAAGKPVIFGGTGNGPAFIERTADIRQAVCDIIRSKTFDNGIAPSAEQSIVVDSCIAQQVRSVLQESGAYFMTEEESLRLGELLFCQNGRRRTGMVGVSAATLARKAGISAPQNVTVLIAERKYVSDADPYSRELLSPVLAFYVEDDWMHACEKCIELLLHERNAHTLVIHSGDEEVIRQFALKKPVGRMLVNTPATLGGMGATTNLFPSMILGSGSAGFGITSDNVSPLNFIYTRKVGYGEGSRDGMHGASPVAEKACAESGMSNDYSTTSTMQTVQQILVEAIKAMNSSADR, via the coding sequence ATGATAGTCGACAACGACCTGCTCTCCATTCAGCAAGCCAGAATTCTGGCTGAAAACGCCAGCATGGCGCAGCGCAAGCTTGCGACATTCTCTCAGGAACAGCTGGATGAGATAGTTGAACGCGTGGCGGACGCCGTGGAACAGCACGCGGACGCACTCGCTGTCATGTCCCGCGAGGAGACCGATTACGGAAGATGGCAGGACAAGCAGCTCAAGAACCGCTTTGTCTGCCGCCATGTTCGTGAGCAGTTGCGGGGTATGCGTTGTGTCGGCGTTATCGGCGAAGACCGTGAGAAGCACATCATGGATATTGGTGTGCCGGTCGGCGTGGTCGTGGCTCTGTGTCCCTCCACCAGTCCCGTCTCCACTGCCGTGTATACAACGCTCATTGCCATCAAGTCCGGCAACGCCGTGATCTTCTCGCCCCATCCGCGGGCTGCGAAGAGCATGGGCAAGGTGCTGGACATCATGATCGAGGCGGCACAGTCGCACGGATTGCCGGAAGGTTGTCTTTCCTATCTCGGAACGGTGACCAAGAGCGGCACTGAGGAGCTGATGCGCCATGCGGCCACCTCCCTCATCATGATTTCCGGTGTACCGGGCATGCTCAAGGCGGCACACGCCGCGGGCAAGCCGGTCATCTTTGGCGGCACGGGCAATGGTCCGGCTTTCATCGAGCGTACGGCAGACATCCGTCAGGCCGTGTGCGACATCATCCGGAGCAAGACATTTGACAACGGGATAGCCCCCAGTGCGGAGCAGTCCATTGTTGTCGACTCCTGCATCGCACAGCAAGTGCGGAGCGTACTGCAGGAGAGCGGCGCCTACTTCATGACGGAAGAAGAATCGCTCAGACTCGGCGAGTTGCTCTTCTGTCAGAACGGACGCCGCAGAACGGGCATGGTCGGTGTTTCTGCCGCCACCCTTGCCCGCAAGGCCGGTATTTCCGCTCCGCAGAATGTCACTGTTCTGATCGCGGAACGCAAATACGTTTCCGACGCAGACCCCTATTCCAGGGAGCTGCTTTCCCCCGTCCTTGCCTTCTACGTGGAGGATGACTGGATGCACGCCTGTGAAAAGTGCATCGAACTGCTCCTGCACGAACGTAACGCCCACACCCTTGTTATCCATTCGGGCGACGAAGAGGTCATCCGCCAGTTCGCGCTGAAGAAGCCCGTCGGCAGAATGCTGGTCAACACCCCCGCCACCCTCGGCGGTATGGGCGCGACCACGAATCTCTTCCCTTCAATGATTCTGGGCAGCGGCTCCGCCGGATTCGGCATCACCTCTGACAATGTGTCGCCGCTCAATTTCATCTACACGCGCAAGGTCGGTTACGGCGAAGGTTCCAGGGACGGCATGCACGGCGCATCTCCGGTTGCGGAGAAAGCCTGCGCGGAAAGCGGCATGTCCAATGACTACAGCACTACAAGCACGATGCAGACTGTTCAGCAGATCTTGGTAGAGGCGATCAAGGCCATGAACAGTTCTGCAGACAGATAA
- a CDS encoding acetaldehyde dehydrogenase (acetylating): MVDKDLLSIQEARALVRAARKAQAEFALMDQEHVDAIVKAIADAAAAHAETLAAMAVEETGFGKVQDKKTKNLLASEKLYEAIKYMKTIGVINDDKDHKIVEIAVPMGVIAGIIPSTNPTSTTIYKSIIALKSGNAIVFTPHPSAKKCIAKTVEMIRGVLHDCGVCEDLVSCMSVPTIEGSGELMKVVDLILATGGPGMVKAAYSSGTPALGVGAGNVPAYIERSANIEDAVTKIFASKTFDNGTVCASEQAIVTDAVIADKVKATLIAQGAYFLEGDKLEKVKRVMERGNGSMNPDIVGRDASYIAKLAGIEVPAGTRLLVSDEKGVGPKYPFSKEKLTALLGFYVVEDWKEACEMCHALLKNGGIGHSLSIHSMNEEVIREFGLKKPVSRLLVNTPSTHGAVGITTGLFPSFTLGCGAVGGSSTSDNVTPLNLMNVRRVAYDLGAPCCAPQAPAKTDAQNLDINAITAMIIEQLKQMA, translated from the coding sequence ATGGTAGACAAGGATTTATTGTCCATTCAGGAAGCCCGTGCCCTGGTGCGAGCAGCACGTAAGGCACAGGCAGAATTTGCCCTGATGGATCAGGAGCATGTTGACGCCATTGTGAAGGCTATTGCCGACGCAGCCGCTGCGCACGCAGAGACGCTGGCAGCCATGGCTGTGGAAGAAACCGGCTTCGGTAAGGTTCAGGACAAGAAGACCAAGAACCTGCTGGCCAGCGAAAAGCTGTACGAAGCCATCAAGTACATGAAGACCATCGGCGTCATCAATGATGACAAGGACCACAAGATTGTGGAAATCGCCGTGCCCATGGGTGTTATCGCGGGTATCATTCCCTCCACCAACCCCACGTCCACGACCATCTACAAGTCCATCATCGCTCTGAAGTCCGGTAACGCCATCGTCTTCACCCCGCACCCCAGCGCCAAGAAGTGCATCGCCAAGACCGTGGAAATGATCCGCGGCGTGCTGCATGACTGCGGCGTGTGCGAAGATCTCGTCAGCTGCATGAGCGTGCCCACCATCGAAGGCAGCGGCGAGCTGATGAAGGTTGTTGACCTGATTCTGGCCACCGGTGGCCCCGGCATGGTCAAGGCTGCATACAGCTCCGGTACCCCCGCCCTCGGCGTTGGGGCCGGTAACGTACCCGCCTACATCGAGCGTTCCGCGAACATCGAAGACGCCGTCACCAAGATCTTCGCCAGCAAGACCTTCGACAACGGTACCGTGTGCGCCTCCGAGCAGGCCATCGTGACCGACGCCGTCATCGCCGACAAGGTGAAGGCAACCCTGATCGCACAGGGCGCGTACTTCCTCGAAGGTGACAAGCTGGAGAAGGTGAAGCGCGTTATGGAACGCGGCAACGGTTCCATGAACCCCGACATCGTTGGCCGCGACGCCAGCTACATCGCCAAGCTGGCTGGCATCGAAGTGCCCGCCGGAACCCGTCTGCTGGTTTCCGACGAAAAGGGCGTAGGTCCCAAGTATCCCTTCTCCAAGGAAAAGCTCACCGCTCTGCTGGGCTTCTACGTGGTGGAAGACTGGAAGGAAGCCTGCGAGATGTGCCACGCGCTGCTGAAGAACGGCGGCATCGGCCACTCCCTGTCCATCCATTCCATGAATGAGGAAGTAATCCGCGAGTTCGGTCTGAAGAAGCCCGTATCCCGCCTGCTGGTGAACACCCCCTCCACCCATGGTGCCGTGGGTATCACCACCGGTCTGTTCCCCTCGTTCACCCTCGGTTGCGGCGCTGTCGGCGGCAGCTCCACTTCCGACAACGTAACCCCCCTGAACCTGATGAACGTTCGCCGTGTTGCGTACGATCTGGGCGCTCCCTGCTGCGCTCCGCAGGCTCCGGCAAAGACTGACGCTCAGAATCTCGACATCAACGCCATCACCGCGATGATCATCGAGCAGCTCAAGCAAATGGCCTAA